The Arthrobacter russicus genome has a segment encoding these proteins:
- a CDS encoding flavin-containing monooxygenase, giving the protein MSEQIRQAAVVIIGTGFGAMAAAANLRRRGIDDFLLLERRSFMGGTWQQNSYPGAAVDVQSPLYSLSFEPYPWSRMFAGQPELAGYTERVIARHGLAERTVLGAEVTGLEWDGPAGEWLIKTRQSGEFRGQFVINATGPLSTPVVPDFPGKDSFAGPAFHTNDWDHSVPLAGARIAVVGSGASAAQVIPAIQPEVAELHVFQRSPHWVMPRPDREFSPFQRRLVNAPVLRRVVRAAIYAGLETRIIGFKYSERMLNLVARRRALKLISSQVADPELRRKVTPGYTIGCKRIILSNAYYPALAAGNTTLHDAADGIDRIDREGIWTVSGRHIPVDAIVWSTGYDATDGLIPYPVTGRAGCGLAAFWADFPRAYLGTTVPGFPNLFLVTGPNTGIGHTSAIFVIEAQMEYIMRCIGEVRARGATAIEVSEAAEAKYTRRIHAEMEQTVWKRGGCNSWYQSRDGHVTAMFPGFTFTYRRWAKRLQRSDHLLTWRGGSDQAPGAVPEAEVAA; this is encoded by the coding sequence ATGTCCGAACAGATCCGGCAGGCCGCCGTCGTCATCATCGGGACCGGTTTTGGGGCGATGGCCGCGGCGGCGAACCTCCGACGGCGTGGCATTGACGATTTCCTGCTCCTGGAGCGACGCAGTTTCATGGGCGGGACGTGGCAGCAGAACAGCTATCCCGGCGCTGCGGTCGATGTGCAATCTCCGCTGTATTCGCTTTCTTTCGAGCCGTACCCCTGGTCCCGGATGTTCGCCGGGCAACCGGAACTCGCCGGCTACACCGAACGCGTCATCGCCCGGCACGGCTTGGCCGAACGCACGGTGCTCGGCGCCGAGGTGACCGGGCTGGAATGGGACGGGCCGGCGGGCGAATGGTTGATCAAGACCCGGCAGAGCGGGGAATTCCGCGGCCAATTCGTGATCAACGCCACCGGCCCGCTGAGCACTCCCGTGGTGCCCGATTTCCCGGGGAAGGACAGCTTTGCCGGCCCGGCCTTCCACACCAATGACTGGGACCATTCGGTCCCGCTGGCAGGAGCCCGGATCGCGGTGGTCGGTTCCGGAGCGAGCGCGGCGCAGGTGATCCCGGCGATCCAGCCGGAAGTCGCCGAACTGCACGTCTTCCAACGCAGCCCGCACTGGGTGATGCCCCGGCCGGATCGGGAATTCAGTCCGTTCCAGCGCCGGCTGGTCAATGCTCCGGTGCTCCGCCGAGTGGTCCGGGCCGCCATCTACGCGGGGTTGGAAACCCGGATCATCGGGTTCAAGTACTCCGAACGGATGCTCAATCTGGTGGCCAGGCGCCGGGCATTGAAACTCATCAGCTCGCAGGTGGCCGACCCGGAGCTGCGGCGCAAAGTGACGCCCGGGTACACCATCGGCTGCAAACGGATCATCCTTTCGAATGCCTACTATCCGGCGTTGGCAGCCGGCAACACCACATTGCACGACGCCGCGGATGGGATCGATCGGATTGACCGGGAAGGAATCTGGACCGTTTCCGGCCGGCACATCCCAGTGGACGCGATCGTCTGGTCTACCGGCTACGATGCGACGGACGGTCTCATCCCGTACCCGGTGACCGGGCGCGCCGGGTGCGGTCTGGCCGCCTTCTGGGCCGATTTCCCGCGCGCCTACCTGGGCACCACGGTGCCGGGGTTCCCCAACCTGTTCCTGGTCACCGGGCCGAACACCGGAATCGGCCACACCAGTGCGATTTTCGTGATCGAGGCCCAAATGGAATACATCATGCGCTGCATCGGCGAGGTCCGTGCCCGGGGCGCGACGGCGATCGAAGTCAGCGAAGCGGCCGAGGCCAAGTACACCCGACGGATCCACGCGGAGATGGAGCAGACCGTTTGGAAACGCGGCGGCTGCAATTCCTGGTACCAGTCCCGGGACGGGCATGTCACCGCGATGTTCCCCGGCTTCACCTTCACCTACCGGCGCTGGGCGAAACGGTTGCAACGGTCCGACCACCTGCTGACCTGGCGCGGCGGATCGGACCAGGCACCGGGCGCGGTTCCCGAGGCGGAGGTCGCGGCGTGA